The following is a genomic window from Bordetella petrii.
ACGACGCCCTGGCAGCGCACGGCCACCGAATGGCCCAGCTGCGCGGGGGTGCCCGCCAGCCCCGTCATGACGGCGTCCGGCCGCAGGGCCAATATGGTGCATTCCAGGTCCAGCGGCTGGCCCGACACGGGCGCCACCTTGCCGCCTATCCGCAACCGGATTCGGGCGCCTTCGCCCGCCTCGAAGCAAAGCTGCACCGCGACCGGGTCCCAGATCGGCCCGATCGCCGCGGCTTCGATGCCGCGCGCGAGCAAGTGTTCCAGGATGAATGTCGAGTCACTGGGCGCGCCGCCGCCGGCGTTGTCCGCCGAGTCGGCCAGCACGACCGGGTACTTGCCATGGGCCAGGGCCTGGTCGAGCGCTTCTTCCACGCCGGGGTAAGGCGGCGCCAGTTGCTCCCGCAGGCCGATGAGTTCTTCGCCGAGACGGCGTGCCAGAGCGTCGGCCTGCGCCGCGTTCCCGTCGGTATAGACCAGCACCTTCGATCCCATGTCTGGCGTATCGCCCCAGGGGAACCCGTGCGCGATAGAGATGGACAGCACCCCATCCTTGCCTTCCATCGCCAGCAGGCGATCGACAAAGCCGCGCATGGGCTCGCGGCTGGTGTGCATGATGGAGATCATGTTGCAGTCGTACACCGCGCAGGCCGGACGGATGCGGCCTTCGGCCCTGGCCACGCACAGGTCGACCAGGTCGTAGGCGCGGTCCAGGATGTCGGTGTGGGGATATTCCTTGAAGCACACCAGGAAGTCGGCCGCCTGTGTCATGGTCGCGCTCAGGTGGCAGTGCGGGTCCAGTTCGGCCCCGATGACGGTGTCCGGGCCCACGATCTCGCGCGCGCGGCGCAGCAGGTCGCCTTCGCAGTCGTCGTAGCCGTCGGCCACCATGGCGCCGTGCAGGCCGAACAGCGCGATGTCCACCGGGCCGGCGCGGCGCAGGTCGTCCAGCAGCTCGTCGCGCAACGTTTCATAGGCGTGGCGCGTGGTCAACCCGGCCGGCATGGCGCCGGCTACCATGCCTTCGACCAGAGTCCAGTTCTTGCCGCGCGCGCGCTGGCGGGCCGCCCATAGCGGGCCCGAGAACATCTGCATCTGGTCGGGATGCTGCCCGGCCGGAAAGTAGCCGCGCGCCCGGTATGCTCCCAGCCCGGTGGGGATGGGAGAAAACGTATTCGTCTCGGTTGCCAGGGATCCTGAGAAAATCTTCATACGGTGGCTCCACGTCTGTCTTGTCGGTTGGTCACGCTTCGCACAGGCGGGCCGGCCGCACGGCCTCGGCGTTCACGCCATGCTCGCGCAAGTGTTGAGGCAGCGGCTGGCCGGTCAGCAGGGCGGCGGCCAGTTCCGACGCCGCGGCGGCGGTCTGTATGCCATAGCCGCCCTGGGCGGCCACCCAGAAAAACGCGGGCGCGCGCGGGTCCCAGCCGATGGCGAAGTCGCCATCGGCAACAAATGAGCGCAGGCCGGCCCACGTATGGCGCGGGCGCCGGATGGTCATCGATGTTGCCGATTCAATGCGGTGGATGCCGGTAGCCACATCCAGCTCTTCCGGCGCCACGTCATGCGGGGCCACGGGGTCGGCGTTGGCCGGCGAGCCCAGCAGCTGGCCCGCATCCGGCTTGAAATAAAAGCTCTCGTCCACGCCGACCACCGCGGGCCAGGCGGAAAAATCCACGCCTTCCGGTCCGGCGAACGTGAAGGCGGTGCGGCGGCGCGGCTGCAGGCCGATGCGCGCGGCGCCGCACGCCTGCGCGACCTGGTCGGCCCATGCTCCCGAGGCGTTCACCAGGGTGCGGGCGTGCACGGACTGCCCGTCGGACAGCTTCAGGGTCCAGCGACCGGCGGCGTACCGGGCCTGCGTCAAGGTGGAGTCGGGCCGCAGTATCGCGCCGCGTTGCCGCATGCCCCGCAAGAACCCCTGGTGCAGCGCATGCACGTCGATATCGCGCGCCTCGGGTTCGGCAATGGCGCCGCACAAGCGTTCGCTTTTCAGGCAGGGCACGCGGGCGGCCGCTTCATGAGGGCTGATCAGGGCAACTTCGGCAGACTGGGCGCGATATTCGTCGTAGGCCTGCCGGAGCAACGCCTGCTGGGCGTGCGTGGCGATATACATGACGCCGCGCGCGCCCAGCAGGGGATGGTCGGCGAAGCCGGCGGGCGGGCTTTCGTAGAACTGGCGGCTGGCGCGGGTGAGCGCGCGCGTGTGCGCGGTGCCGTAGGTCTCCATGAACATGGCGGCCGAGCGGCCCGTCGAGTGATAGCCGGGCTGCGACTCGCGCTCTAGCACCACTACCGACGCCGTGTCCGCCAGCCGGTAGGCCACCGAGGCTCCCGCTATGCCCGCGCCTACGACAGCGTAGTCGTAAGTCTGTCGTTCGCTCATCGTCACGTCAAAAATTCTCTTATTCGATAATTAGCGAATACGATAAAAGTGTTCAGGCAAGCGTGTAATAGGGGTTTTTCCGGGGTTTTACCTATGGGCGGCAGGCGCGCCGGAACGGCCGCGCTGAACAGGGGGTTCGGCAAAAAAGAATCGGCAAGGCTGGGCCGGCGCGCAAATAATACGAGCACCGCGCAAGGCCGTGCGCCTGTGGCGCGCCAACAAGAAAACCGGAGACACACCTATGCACGATCCGCAACGCCGCCGCCTGATGGCGGGGCTGGGCGCCGCCTGGGCGGCAGCTTCTTTGCCTTTGCAGGCCCGCGCGGCCAAGTGGCCCGAACATCCTGTCAACTTCATTGTGCCGTTCCCGCCCGGCGGGCCGGTGGATACCACCGCGCGCTTTACCACGCAGCCGATGGGCGAAGCGTGGAAAGTGCCGGTGGTGGTCGACAACAAGGCCGGCGCGGGCGGCATCGTGGGCGCACAGGCCGCGGCCAAGGCCGGGGCCGACGGCTATCACTATTTCTTCGCGTCGATTCACCACGCGGTGCTGCCCAGCCTGCGGGCCAACCTCAGCTATGACGTCACCACCGATTTTGTGCCGGTCGGCATGGCGGCGGTGTTTCCCATCGTGCTGGTGGTGCATGAATCGCTGCCGGTGAAGACGGTCGAGGAACTGATCGCCTACGCGAAACAGCATCCGGGCAAGCTGTCGTTCGGCTCGTCGGGCACGGGCGGCGGCACGCACCTGGCGGGCGAGTTGTTCAACAGCATGACGGGCACGCGCATCCAGCACGTGCCGTACCGAGGCAGCGCGCCGGCCATGCAAGACCTGCTGGGCGGCCAGGTGCAGGTGATGTTCGCCGACGGCCCTTCGGCCCGGCCCCACCTGGAAGGCGGCAAGATCCGTCCGCTGGGCGTGGGCAACCCCGAACCCTCGGCGCTGTTCCCTGGCATTCCCACCATCGCCGCATCGGGCGTGCCCGGCTACGAGGCGTATTCCTGGAGCGGCCTGCTGGCGCCGGCCGGCACCCCGGCCGCCATTGTCAAGCAGGTCAACGCCGACATGGTGCGCGCCCTGCGCGACCCGGCCACCGCCCAGGGCCTGCTGAAAGCCGGCGCCGAACCCAAGCCGGGCACACCCGAGGAATTCGGCGCCTTCCTGCAGGCCGAGATCGCCAAATGGGGGGAAGTGATCAAGGCGGCGGGCATCAAAGTGGAGTGAGGGGGAGGGCGGCGTTACGGGGGGCTGGGCGGGGCGTTGTGAGGCGTGGCGGTGTCGGTTCTTCTGGCGTCGTGGTGTGGTGGCGCGAGGGCCTTGGCTTCACGGTGCCGTCCGGGCGCCCCCCGCGCCCGGGCCCGGCCCCGAGGCGCCACAGCCCTCGCGCCGCCACCCCGCGACTTGCAGCAGGTCTGGAATGTTGCATTGCTGGGGCGGGTGGGGTTCTTGCGTTCTCGCCGGCGGCGGGGTGAGAGAAAAGCATCTTGCGGGGCCGGCTTTCGACGCCGCCCTGCGCGGCGTTGAAAGCCATTCATGAAGGGGCTGGTCGTGGGTGTTTGGAGTAATGGCCTGGGGGGCACTGATGTTGAAGGGATCAGATAAGCGCGCCCAGGTGTCGGGCTCCGCAGGTGCCCGACACCGCTGTCGGCCACAACTATCTCAGTCATGCGGTGTCAGGCACAACTATCTCAGTCATGCGGTGTCAGGCACCCTGTCGGGAGCCTGACACCTGAGATAAACAGCGACCTGACCGCGCCACCATTACCCGACGCCATTGGCCGCTACCATTACCCGACAAAGCATCGCCAGCCGTTGTCCGAATGGCTTTCGACGCCGCCCTGCGCGGCGCTGAAAGCCTTCATGAAGGGGCTGGCCGTGGGGTATTTGGAGTAATGGCCCGGGGGGGCACTGATGTTGAAGGGATCCGATAGCGCGCCCAGGTGTCGGGCTCCGCAGGTGCCCGACACCGCTGTCGGCCACAACTATCTCAGTCATGCGGTGTCAGCCACAACTATCTCTCATGCGGTGTCAGGCACCCTGTCGGGAGCCTGACACCTGAGATAAACAGCGACCTGACCGCGCCAACATTACCCGACGCCATTGGCCGCTACCTTTACCCGACAAAGCATCGCCAGCCATTGCCGGAATGGCTTTCGACGCCGCCCTGCGCGGCGCTGAAAGCCATCCATGAAGGGGCTGGCCGTGGGGTGTTTGGAGTAATGGCCTGGGGGGCACTGATGTTGAAGGGATCAGATAAGCGCGCCCAGGTGTCGGGCTCCGCAGGTGCCCGACACCGCTGTCGGCCACAACTATCTCAGTCATGCGGTGTCAGCCACAACTATCTCTCATGCGGTGTCAGGCACCCTGTCGGGAGCCTGACACCTGAGATAAACAGCGACATGACCGCGCCACCATTACCCGACGCCATTGGCCGCTACCTTTACCCGACAAAGCATCGCCAGCCATTGCCGGAATGGCTTTCGACGCCGCCCTGCGCGGCGCTGAAAGCCATTCATGAAGGGGCTGGCCGTGGGGTGTTTGGAGTAATGGCCTGGGGGGCACTGATGTTGAAGGGATCAGATAGCGGTTGAAGGGATCAGATGGCGCGCCCAGGTGTCGGGCTCCGCAGGTGCCCGACACCGCTGTCAGCCACAACTATCTCAGCCATGCGCTGCCAGCCACAACTATCCCTCATGCGGTGTCAGGCACCCTGTCGGGAGCCTGACACCTGGGATAAACAGCGACATGACCGCGCCACCATTACCCGACGCCATTGGCCGCTACCATTACCCGACAAAGCATCGCCAGCCGTTGTCCGAATGGCTTTCGACGCCGCGCAGGGCGGCGCCGAAAGCCGGCCCTGCAAGATGTTTTTCCCTCACCCCACCGCGGGCGAGAAGGCAAGAACCCCGGCCGTCCCAGCAGCATGGCAAACGTCATCTAATGCGAGTCGTGTCGGGCGGGGGCGGGGGCCGTGGCGCCTCGGGGCCGGACCCGGGCGCGCGGGGCGCCCGGACGGCACCGTGAAGCCACGGCCCCCGCCCCCGCCTGACACGACGCCAAAAGAACCGACGCCCCCCAGAAACCGCCCCCGCCGAATCCTACTGAAGCAACGCCCGCCGCGCCTCCTCGTATTCCCGCGCCAACTGCTCCACCAACGCTTGCGTCGACAGCAGTTCCTGCGTGGCGCCCACCCCCTGGCCCGCGCTCCAGACATCTTTCCAGGCTTTGGGGCGGTTGCGCTTGTCGAGGTCGACGGGGTTGGCGTCCATTTCGGCGAGCCGCGCCGGGTCCAGGCCGGCGGCGGCGATGCTGGGGATGAGGTAATTGGCCGGCACGCCCGAGAAAAACGGGGTGTACAGGACATCATCGACGCCCGCCTGCAGCACCATTTCGCGGTAGCGGTCTGGCGCCAGCGATTCGTGCGTGGCGATGAAGCGCGTGCCCATGTAGGCGAAATCGCAGCCCATCGCCTGGGCCGCCAGCACATCCTTGCCGTGGCTGATGCAGCCCGACAGCGCCAGCGGGCCATCGTAGAACGCGCGGATTTCATTCACCAGCGCGATGGGGTTGATGGCGCCCGCGTGTCCGCCCGCGCCCGCCGCCACCAGAATCAGTCCGTCCACGCCGGCATCCAGCGCGCGCCGGGCATGGCGCACCGTGGTCACGTCGTGGAACACCAGGCCGCCGTACGGTCTTACGGCTTCCACCACCGCATCGGGCGCATGCAGCGACGTCACCACCAGCGGCACGCGATGTGCCACGCAAGTGTCCAGGTCGCCGCGCCAGCGCGCATTGGTGGGGTGCACGATCAGGTTGACACCATAGGGCGCCACCACGGCGCCGGGGTGGGCCTGGCGGTAGGCCGCCAGGCCGGTTTCGATGCGCGTCAACCAGTCGTCCAGGGCTTCCTGGGGGCGCGCATTCAGCGACGGGAACGTGCCGACGATGCCCGCGGCGCATTGGGCGATGACCAGGTCGGGACCCGACACCAGGAACATGGGCGCGCCGATGACCGGCAGGCGGGTGGTCGAACGCAGGAATTGCAATGCAGGCATCGGCACTATTCTCCGGGTCAGTTGGTCTGGATGTTGGCCGACTTGATCACGTTCGCCCACATGGCGTATTCGCGATCGATGCGTCCCTGCACGGCTACACCGTCGCCTTCGTCGACGGTGTAGCCGCCGTCGACCATGGCCTTGCGGAACGCCGGGTCTTTCGACACGGCGGACAGCGCCTTGGACAGCCGCGCCTTGACCGCGTCGGGCAGCTTGGGCGGCGCCATCAGCGCATACCAGCCGACCACTTCATAGTCTTTCAGGCCGGCCTCGATCATGGTGGGCACGTCGGGCAGTTCGGGGTTGCGCTCGCGCGAGGTCACCGCCAGGGCGCGCGCCTTGCCGCTCTTGATGAACGGAATAGCCGTGCTGGTGATGTCGAACATGAAGGTGATCTTGCCGCTGACCACGTCCATCATCGCCGGCGAGTTGCCGCGGTACGGAACATGCAGCATGGGGGCCTGCGCTTGCAGCTTGAGCAGTTCGGCCGACAGGTGGTTCGAGGCGCCCACGCCCGCCGAGCCGAAGCTCACCGCCTCGGGGTGCGCCTTGGCGTACGAAATCAGCTCGCCCACGCTCTTGGCCGGAATCTGCGGCCCGATCAGCAGCACGTTGGTGTAGTCGACCACCATGCCGATGGGGGTGAAGTCTTTATGCGGATCGAACAGCTTGCTGTTCTGCACCAGCGGCGAGATGGTCAGCGAGGGGCTGGCCGCGAAGCCCAGCAGGTAGCCGTCGGGCGCCGCCTTGGCGGTGGCGTCGGACGCGATCATGCCGCTGGCGCCGGCGCGGTTTTCCACCACCACGGGTTGGCCCAGTTTCTCGCCCAGGTACTTGGCGAACACGCGCGCGGTGGTGTCCACCGGGCCGCCGGGCGCGTAGCCCACCAGCAGCCGCAGCGGCCGGTCCGGGTAGTTGTCGCTGGCCTGGGCGGCGCCGGTAGCGCACAGGGCCAGTGCCAGGGCGCTGGCGCGCAGCAAAGAGGTGATCTGCATGGATAGTCTCCGTTGTTATGTGTGCTGTTTCGCGGGTTTGCCTGCTGCATTGCGGCCGCTCCCGCAGCGGCCGCGTCGTCCGCGCCTATCGGCGGACGATGGGTGCTGGCAGTGTCGGGCGAGCTGGCGCGGTTGACCATTCTTCATTGCCGAAGCAGGGGTTTTGCCGGACGGTACGCTGTAGCGGGCGTCCACGCGCGCGCCCCACAGCGGCTTTGCGGCGGCCATGCTTCGTTTGCACAAAACCCCCGCTTCCACAGAGGCAGATTGCCCTGGCGGCCGGGCCGTGGCTAGATACGGGCAGAAGGAGACCGCACATGGATCTGAGCTGGACCCCGGAAGAACGCAGCTTCCGCGAAACCGTACGCGCGTTCGCGCAAGAAAAACTGCCCGGCGACATCCGCGACAAGGTGCTGCGCCACCAGCGCCTCGAACGCGACGACTACATCCGCTGGCATCGCATTCTCGACGACCAGGGCTGGGGCGCGCCCACCTGGCCCAAAGAATTCGGCGGCACGGGCTGGAACCCCATCCAGCGCCTCATCTTCGAGGTCGAGTGTTTCAAGGCAGGCGCGCCGCGCCTGCTGCCGTTCGGCCTGAGCATGATCGGCCCCGTGCTCATGAAATACGGCAGTCCCGAGCAGCAGCAGCGGCTGCTGCCGCGCATCATCCGCGTCGACGACTGGTGGTGCCAGGGCTATTCCGAGCCGGGCTCGGGGTCCGACCTGGCCTCGCTGAAGACGCGCGCCGAGCTCGACGGCGACCATTACGTCGTCAATGGCCAGAAAACCTGGACCACGCTGGCGCAATACGCCGACTGGATGTTCTGCCTGGTGCGCACCGACCCCGATGCCAAGGCGCAGCGCGGCATCTCCATGCTGCTGATCGACATGCGCACACCCGGTGTCAGCGTGCGCCCGATCCGCACGCTCGACGGCGGGCACGATGTCAACGAAGTGTGGCTCGAAAATGTGCGCGTGCCGGTGGCCAACCGCGTGGGCGAAGCCGGCCAGGGCTGGACCTACGCCAAGTACCTGCTGGGCCACGAGCGCACCGGTATCGCCGGGCTGGGCCATTGCCATCGCGAACTCGGCATCCTGAAAGACCTGGCCGCGCGTACCCAGCGGCGTGGCCGCCCCATTCTCGACGACAGCCGCATGCGCGACCGTATCTCGCGCATCGAGGTCGACATCATGGCGCTGGAAATGCTGCTGCTGCGCGTGGCCGCGGCGCGCGGCGACGCGCCCGGGCCGGAGGCCTCGGTGCTGAAGATCCGCGGCTCCGAAATCCAGCAAGACCTGGCGATGCTGCAGATGGAAATCGCCGGCCCCGATGCCTGGCCGTACGATCCCGACTGGATGCATGCCGATGCGGCTTTCCACGGTCCCGGTCCCGACATGACGGCCGCGGCCGGCGCCGGCTATGCCGACATGCGCAAGACCACCATCTACGGTGGCACCACCGAGGTGCAGAAGGGCATCATCGCCCGCATGATGCTGGGCCTGTAAGGCCGGCCATCGCAACGGAACACGACTATGGATTTCGCGTATACCGAAGAACAGCGCATGCTGGCCGACAGCCTGCGGCGCCTGGTGCAAGACGAATGGGGCTTCGCCGCGCGCCGCGCGCGCGCCGCGCAGCCGCAGCTGGACACGCGCGCCTGGGAACAGCTGGCAGAGCTGGGCGTGCTGGGTCTGAACATCGCCGCCGAGCATGGCGGCTTCGGCGAGGCGCCCGCCAGCCTCTTGCCGGTGCACTTGGAACTGGGCCGGGGCCTGGTGTCCGAGCCGGTGATTCCCAGCGCGGTAATGGGCGCGGCCCTGCTGGCCGCCTGCGCCGATGACGCCACGCAGCGCGAGTGGCTGCCGGCGCTGGCGTCGGGGCAGGCCATTGTTTCGCTGGCCTGGCAGGAGCCCGGCCGGCGCTACGACGCCGAACCCGAACTGTGCCGGGTGCGCCCTGCCGCGGACCGCATCCTGGAACTGTCGGGCGCCAAGCACCTGGTGTGGCACGGCGCGGCCGCGCACGCCTGGATCGTGTCGGCCCGCGACATCGACGACGAACCCGTGCTGCTGCGGGTGCCCGCCAATGCGCAGGGCGTCACGGTGCTGGACACGCCCACGCTCGACCGCGCGCGTTGCGCGCGCATCGATTTCGACCGTACGCCGCTGGGCGCGGATGCCATTCTGGCGCAGGGGCCGGCGGCTCGCGCGGCCCTGGCCACGGCCGTCGACTGGGGCACCGCCGCCCTGTGCGCGCATGCCGCGGGCGCCATGGAACGCCTGCTCGAAATCACTATCGACTACCTCAAGACGCGTCGTCAGTTCGGCCAGCCGCTGGCTTCGTTCCAGGTGCTGCAGCATCGCATGGCCGATATGCTGGTCGCCAAGGAAATGGCCTTGTCCATGGCCTATGTGGCGGCCGCCGCGCTCAGCGAGCCCGACCCGGCCCAGCGCCGCCGCATGCTTGCCGCCGCCAAGATCGAGGCCGCGCGCGCCGGCCGCTTCGTGGCCCAGAGCGCCGTGCAGCTGCATGGCGGCATGGGCATGACCGACGAACTCGAAGTGGGCGACTACTTCAAGCGGCTGACCATGATCGACCAGCTGCTGGGCGACAGCGCCGAGCAGCTCGCGGTGCTCGAGGAACTTGCATGACCCAGGCCTACGAACAGATCCGCTTCACGCTGGAAGACGGCGTGGGCGTCATTACCCTGAACCGCCCCGACCGCCTCAACAGCTTCACGGCGGTCATGCACGCCGAACTGGCGCGCGCCCTCGATACCCTCGAGGCCTGCGCCGAACTGCGCGGCCTGGTGATCACCGGCGCGGGGCGCGGCTTCTGCGCCGGCCAGGACCTGAGCGAGCGCAAGCCGCTGCCGGCCGGCCAGCGCCGCGATCTCAGCGAGGGGCTGCGCAATTTCTATCGTCCGCTGGTGCTGCGCCTGCGGGCCTTGCCGGTGCCGGTCGTGTGCCTGGTCAATGGCGTGGCGGCGGGGGCGGGGGCCAGCCTGGTGTTCGCCTGCGACGTGGTCTATGCGGTGGAATCGGCGCGCTTCATCCAGGCATTCAGCAAGATCGGCCTGTTGCCCGACGCCGGCGGAACCTGGTTCCTGCCGCGCCTGGTGGGCTCGGCGCGCGCCATGGGGGCGGCCCTGTTCGGCGACACGGTGTCGGCGCGCCAGGCCGAGCAGTGGGGCCTGATCTGGCGCTGCATTCCCGATGGCGATCTCGACGCCACCCGCGCCCAGGTGGTGGCCACCCTGGCCGGTGGGCCCACCCGGGCCTATGCCGCCACCAAGCAGGCCCTGCAGGCCGCCAGCGGCAACACCCTGGCGCAGCAACTGGATCTGGAATGCGATTTGCAGCAGCAACTGGGCTACACCGACGACTATCTGGAGGGCATGCGCGCCTTCGCCGAGAAGCGGCCGCCGGCGTTCCAGGGCAAATAGTGGCGCGGCCGCACGCGCGGATTCCGGCCTCTTGAACCCCGTCTTGTAGAAATACGAATTCACAAAACCGGAGGGGCAGGGCATTCTTGCGGCTGCAACGACACCGCCAAGGAATCCAACATGACGTCTTCCAACCCCGCGGCCTGGATCGGCCGCGGCGAGTCCGTGGCCGACAACCTCGACGCCGGCCATGCCGGGCGCATCGCCGCCACCCTGGGCGAGCCCGCGCCGGCCGTCGGGGCGTCCCTGCCGCCGCTGTGGCACTGGGCCTTCTTCATCAGTCCGGTCGGCATGGACGGCATCGGCGCCGACGGCCACCCGGCGCGCGGCGGCTTCCTGCCGCCCGCCGACGACCGCAACCGCATGTGGGCGGGGGGGCGCGTGGCTTTCCATGCTCCGCTGCGCGTGGGCGTGCCGGCCGAACGCCGCTCCACCGTGGCCGACGTGCGCGAGAAAACCGGCCGTACCGGCGCGCTGCTGTTCGTGACCGTGCGCCACGAATACCACCAGGATGGCGTCCTGGCCATCCAGGAAGAACAAGATATCGTCTACCGCCAGCCGTCGCCGCCCAAGCTGGCGGGCACCGACGCCCCGCCCGCCTCGCAATGGCGCCGGCAGGTCGACCCATCGCCGGTGCTGCTGTTCCGCTATTCGGCGGTTACCTTCAACGGCCACCGCATTCACTACGACCACCCCTATGTCACGGGCACCGAAGGCTATCCGGGGCTGGTGGTGCACGGCCCCATGATCGCCACCCTGATGGTCGCGGCGTTTCGCGCCGCCCATCCCTCGGCGCGCCTTGACCACCTGTCGTACCGGGGCCTGCGGCCCCTCATCGCGCCCAAGCCTTTCGATGTCGCGGGCCGCATCAATGAAGCCGGCCTGGCCGAGCTGTGGGCCGAGCAAGACGGCACGCTGGCGCACCAGGCGCAGCTGAAGTTTTCCGCATGAACACGCCGGCCGCCCCGGGCGGCCGGTTCCGCAGTGCGCAGCACGAAGGTACCCCCATGAATTCCGCCACACCTGTCCGCCCGCTCGACGGCATTACCGTCGTCAGCCTCGAACACGCCATCGCCGCCCCGTTCTGCACGCGCCAGCTTGCCGACATGGGCGCGCGCGTCATCAAAATCGAACGTCCCGGCGTGGGCGACTTCGCGCGCGGCTACGACGAGCGCGTGCGCGGCCTGTCTTCGCATTTCGTCTGGACCAACCGCTCGAAAGAAAGCCTCACCCTCGATCTCAAACACCCCGACGCCGCCGAGGTCATGCAGCGTCTGCTCGATTCCGCCGACGTCCTGGTGCAAAACCTGGCCCCCGGCGCCGCCGAGCGCCTGGGCCTGTCGTTCGAGACCCTGCATGCCAGGCATCCGCGCCTGATCGTCTGCGACATCTCGGGCTATGGCCAGGGCGGTCCTTACGAGCGCAAGAAAGCCTACGACCTGCTCATCCAGAGCGAAAGCGGTTTCG
Proteins encoded in this region:
- a CDS encoding FAS1-like dehydratase domain-containing protein, which translates into the protein MTSSNPAAWIGRGESVADNLDAGHAGRIAATLGEPAPAVGASLPPLWHWAFFISPVGMDGIGADGHPARGGFLPPADDRNRMWAGGRVAFHAPLRVGVPAERRSTVADVREKTGRTGALLFVTVRHEYHQDGVLAIQEEQDIVYRQPSPPKLAGTDAPPASQWRRQVDPSPVLLFRYSAVTFNGHRIHYDHPYVTGTEGYPGLVVHGPMIATLMVAAFRAAHPSARLDHLSYRGLRPLIAPKPFDVAGRINEAGLAELWAEQDGTLAHQAQLKFSA